Genomic window (Treponema sp. J25):
GCCTTCTTCACTAGATAGGCTTTTTTATTGGAATTATTCTTTTCTAGAAATGAGCATCCTTTGTTTTTCTCCCCCCTCCGTGCTATAATCTACCATAGCACATAATGAAATGGAGGATTGTATGAAAAGAAAAATCTTACTTTTTACTCTCGTAATTTGTACCTTCTTGCTATTTACTCAGTGCGACATATTCTTTTATGCGCCAAAACTGGAATATGTGATTACGGGGAGTAACATTTCTGCGAATATCGAATACAATGATTATAAGGCAGGGAAGATTGTACGGGTTTATAATATAAGTGGCCAGTATTGGTCCTCGGGGGTGCAGACCATACGGGATGATGATTGTCCGTTCCTGGCATACATAAAGGTAACAAATACAAGCTCAGAACAAAATAATTCAATCCGGGTAAGTATTAAGGTCGATGGTGATGAAGTAAAATATGCAAATGTGTCGACAAACACCTCTACCGAGTTAACGTATATCGTAGAATAAGACGGCTATAAGGGAATAGCATGGGGGCATCATTCTTTTTGGGGCCCCTGGCCATACAAAGAGAATGATGCCTGTCCTGCTTATTGATTGATTTCGATGCTGAGAAGGGCTTTTTTATAATCTTCTAGAATTTTTGCCTCTTCTACTGTTCCTGTTTTTACAAGAAAAAGGGTGTACAAGGTATGTACCTCTTCTGGTGTGGTGTAATACTTTTTGATAACCGAGGCTACTTGGGTGGTCTTGTTATGAACAAAGGGTTTCATGGTGTATGGATGTTCCTCATTCACGATATTTTTCCAAAAGGTAATATAATCTTTTGGTAATCGTGGATCGGGGCTAACCCAGTTAGTAAGTTCTATGTAGTTGTCTTTCTGATATTCACCGATAAGAATCCGTCGTATGTCCCAGGATACGTTTCCTTTTTTTGTAAGGTATCCCATGTTTATACCTAGTCGAATCTCATCGTTGATGGGGAAGATGTTGTTATTAAGATTGATAGAAATATTGGGGGTCTTTATGGCTAATCTTTGTTGTTCTGTATAGGTCATGTCTATTTTCTTGAATATCTGGGGCAGGTATTCTTTTAGAGCAAGGAAATCTTTCCAGTTCTTAAGGCTAGCATAGTAAGATAACTGGATATTATTAAGGGTCTTAAGAGCATCATATTTGTACAGTTCTATTTCATCCGTATTACATACAAATATAACTGCTGAAATGCCTTCCGGGGTGGGGGTGCTGCACGCAATTACGGCCTCGTCTGAAAAATCAAGTATCCATGTTGCTATCTGCCACTTTCGTTCATAGGCATCTATATAGGATTCTGTTTTTACTGGTTGACCAAAAGATAAGATCCTGATTTTCACATTACTGAAATCACGATTTATATTTTTCCCTTGTAAGAAAAGATCTAACCATGTTTTTTGATCTTTTATCATTTCCTCGAGGGATATATTATCAGGTCGCGTAATATCAACAAAGAATACACTGTTATCTGGATTCGCCACTCGAACTACACCGTTGTTTTGAATTTTGGTCTCTGTATATGAAATGTTGGACATATACCATCTATTGTTATCGTTGTTGAGGTAATTAACCTGTAAAAGAAAGCTATCAGCAAAATCAAAAAGAGGGATAAGAGATTCTTCCCCTTTGGGGAATAGTCCCTTGCCCTGAGTTTCGAATAGTTCCTCCATAGCTTTAATATATTCTTTCTCATAGGCTGCCTTATATTCTTTTTTGATTTCCTTATAGTTTTGGGGAAGTTTCGTAGAATAATCAAAGCTTTTTGCTAATCTCTTCTGTGGAAGTAAGAGAAAGCCGTAGGTATGACGGACATGAAATATCCCTTCGCCCTTATTTTTTTCTGCTTCTACGATAGGCAAAGAATAGGCAATGTTATCTTTTCTTTGAATAACTATCCCGATAACATTCCCTTTGCTATCAACCAGGGGGCCACCGCTGTTCCCAAAATTCACATCCGAAGAGCTCTTAAGTAAATTAAAACGACCTTCTTCTTCTTCTGGATAGGTCCCAATCAGCTCTCCGCCCCGTAGTACTATCCCTTCTCCGTATGCATTCCCGACGGCATATACGGTTTCTCCCACCGCATAGGAATTCCTTAGGTTTAGGTATGTAGTGAATTTTTTATCCTTTACCGTAAAACGAATGAAATCTCTGTGGTTATCAAAAGAGACTATCGAATCGATCTCGTATACTTTGCCTTCTCTATCTCTAATATAGAAATCTTTGTAAACCTGTGAATCACTTTTTAGATCAAGGACATGAAATGCTGTGTACAGTTCGGTAGGTGAAACTGCAAAGGCTGTGCCAATAGAATAATATTTATCGTTACGGATGTTATAGGGGATAAGATCCCAGGGAAGCTCTTTTTCATAGGAAAGGGTATCCTTTTCAGG
Coding sequences:
- a CDS encoding serine protease translates to MKMWRIGALIGAFLLTSFISCGSVPTSVNNQMDPETRKRVSEACYEIVVNKPEKDTLSYEKELPWDLIPYNIRNDKYYSIGTAFAVSPTELYTAFHVLDLKSDSQVYKDFYIRDREGKVYEIDSIVSFDNHRDFIRFTVKDKKFTTYLNLRNSYAVGETVYAVGNAYGEGIVLRGGELIGTYPEEEEGRFNLLKSSSDVNFGNSGGPLVDSKGNVIGIVIQRKDNIAYSLPIVEAEKNKGEGIFHVRHTYGFLLLPQKRLAKSFDYSTKLPQNYKEIKKEYKAAYEKEYIKAMEELFETQGKGLFPKGEESLIPLFDFADSFLLQVNYLNNDNNRWYMSNISYTETKIQNNGVVRVANPDNSVFFVDITRPDNISLEEMIKDQKTWLDLFLQGKNINRDFSNVKIRILSFGQPVKTESYIDAYERKWQIATWILDFSDEAVIACSTPTPEGISAVIFVCNTDEIELYKYDALKTLNNIQLSYYASLKNWKDFLALKEYLPQIFKKIDMTYTEQQRLAIKTPNISINLNNNIFPINDEIRLGINMGYLTKKGNVSWDIRRILIGEYQKDNYIELTNWVSPDPRLPKDYITFWKNIVNEEHPYTMKPFVHNKTTQVASVIKKYYTTPEEVHTLYTLFLVKTGTVEEAKILEDYKKALLSIEINQ